From the Melospiza georgiana isolate bMelGeo1 chromosome 4, bMelGeo1.pri, whole genome shotgun sequence genome, the window ACCATGCTCTAAGTGACAACCCGTACCCTGgatccagccccagcacagtTCTGTCCTTGGCTATTTGTTGTAGCAGCAGGAGATGGCTGCTGAGGCAGCATGAGAAATTATATCTctgtgggtgtgcagggatgggcacttCATGGTCTGGgtttccctgtgccctgctgctgtaCACCCGTGCTGGCAGCTGAGCATCTATTGTACAAAGTCTCTGGAAGAGCTGGGAgtcttcagcctggagaaaggatCGTGTATGTATCTCTCTATCTAAAAATACCCGATGTGGGTTGGGCAAAAAAGAAGGAGCCAGACTTTTCTTAGTGGTCCCCAGCAACAGGACAAAAGGCAATGGATACCAGCTTGAACACAGGAGATTCCACCTCGAAATCTAAAGAACTTTTTTATCTGTGAGGAAGGTAAAACAGTGACCACAGAGACTGTGGAGATCTCCTTAGAGATATAAAACCCCAGCTGAATACAGGCTAAGACCAAGCTGCTGTAGCTGACCCTGCTTGCAGGAGTGTTGGACTGCTTGGTCTGCAGCTGGATTGCACCAGTGCATGTTTGGCCCAGTATAGTAGATATTTTTGCCCCTGATGAAAGAGGAAGAATGATGAGGAGTCTATCTTATCcaaaggctaattaattactttattatactatattacgCTAttttacattacatctaaactgaatctgccaagcacttaATTGCACTCCACCGCACTGAATCTCATGGCTGTCAGCCGACAGTCCCGACACGCACACCTGGATTCAATTGGTCAGTTGACCAAATTGACACTCATGCCAGAATCTAATTATCAATTCCTTTCAGGTAAACAATTTTCTACTTTGTATTTTACTTGTGAGCAACACAGGAGtagtaaatgagataagaatagttttttctttctctgaggttcagagaatgtgaaacctagaaatattcttgggaagaattgtgccttgcttttctctgtgaagagaaatgtaaCTACAGCCCAGTGTGCCAGCAAGGTTTCTTTTGCCTTTGCTTGGAGATGGTCTCATGAAGGATCCCCCTCAAGCACCCCTCCCACCTCTCATCTGCCATCCCTCCACCTGTCCCCAAGAGCCCGAGACAGAGGGTGGCCTTTCTaagagcccagcactgctgtatGCGAGTGGCTGTGGGtctcagggagcaggagggagctgctgcacatCCACTGGGTGATGAGAGGGcctctgtcacctccctgtTGCAGACAAAGGATGCCGTCTTCACCCTGTCAGCGATGACCTCTGGCATCCGGCGCAACTGGATCGAGGCCCTGCGGAAGAATGTGCGCCCAGTCAGTGCTCCAGATGTCACCAAGTAAGAGCTGCGCAGTGCTGCTTGTCCTCTTCTCCCTTGCTGTCCCTCTACCCTGACTGGCAGGGGCAAGGAAGGCCCCTTTGGAAATGTCACTGCtaccagagcagccctgccctctgctccttctgGAAGTGGTTTGGTTACACCAGCCAGTGACAGGGGTTGAGAACCTGATGGCTCGCTTTCTTGTACCTGCTTTTTGCCTCACCACATAAGTTTAGATTGGTTTCTCCACCAGCCTAGCTGGAATCAGGATGGATCCTTGCTGCCTGGTGGAGAAATCCATTTTCCTGGGAGATGGGATGCTACAGGCCCAGCTCTGCACTCGGGGTGGGGTTTTGTAAGGATGGGCTGAGTGAGGGTCTCAGCTTTGAGCAGTTGGCAGTGCCTCTGCTGGCATCCTTTCCCACACGGGGCCTCTCCATCACCagttcctgctctgcttccaggcTCCCTGACTGTGACAAGGAGAACTTCCGTAACTGCGTTCCCCAGAAAGGCTCGCTCCGGACGGAGGAGCAGCAGCGGCTGGGCTCGGGCTCCGAGGGGAACTCCAAGGGCAGTCCCTGGAAGGCGGATGGGCAGCGCCAAGCCTTTGACTATGTGGAGCTGTCCCCCTTGCCACAAGAGCCTGGAAGTCAGGGGTCCCTGCAGAGGACGAAAGGGAGCTTGAAGATCTCGGAGCGAGCTCCCAGGTATGAGGAGCTGGAGCGGGATCTGGCCATCCGATcggaggagaggaggaggtggtTTGAGAGCCCCGATGGCAGGGTCCCCAACAGCGATGGCCCGGCAGGAGACCCTGCCCGCAGGGCCGGGGAGCAGGACCTGCCCACCCCTCCGCTTTCGGAGGAACAACGCATCCGTCTGAACGAGGAGATAGAGAAGAagtggctggagctggagcacctGCCCTTGAAGGACTTGCGGCGAGTGCCCTTGACAACACTGCTGAACCAGAGCAAGGAGGGCCAGGGAGACACCAATGAGGCGCTGAAAAAGGAGGTAAGAGCATCCCTCCTCTCTGAAATCTCTGGGGTTCTGGTGGCCCCTAATGTGGTACTTGGCTACAGGAGGCTCTGCAGAAGAGCCTCCTGCAGAGGTGCAGGGAGATGTCAGTTCTTTCTGGCTCCTTGAGTGCATGGAAGCTTTTGGAACCTGGTAATGCAAGGCTAGAGGCCCTCTCTCAAGACACCTAGAGCATGTTTTAGTCCAGGATAATTTATTTGGTGGCACTACTTGTGTGGAATCTGTGCTTCCTGGGAGTACATTCACAGCCTTTCTTCTCTGGCTATTCCCAAGCCTTCAAGCTCTTCACCTGCCAGCCTTTGAAAGGAGCCCTGCTGTGGTGGTATTCTCCAGCATGGATCCACCTCTGAAAGCTGGGATGTCTCCTCCCTTCCTTACTGGCACTcaccaggctggggctggcttTGCCAGTGCGGTCTCTtggcaggctgctggggaagcagagGCCTCCACTGACCGTGTGTTGTCCTCCCCACCCCTAAGCCCAGGGTTTGGATGTGGCACATTGGTCAGGCCGTGGCACTTCTCCACCCTTGGCTGAACATCTTTCTCTGTCCTCCCTGGCACAGATCCAGTCACTGCGGGCACAGCTGGAGTCCTGCCGGGCCAGAAACGAGAGCCTTCGGGAGGCAGCAAAATCCCAGGGGGACAGCCAAGTGCCCCGAGGGTACATCTCACAGGTGAGCAGAGTGCCAGACCCAGGGCTTGGGGGGGTCACTCCCGTACCAAACTGGGAAATTCTGGCACACAGCTTACTGCCGAGCAGGTATTGCTAATCATTGGGTTGCCATGGTGACCCTAACTGGGACCATTTGTAATCAATGTTAATTACATAAAGGCTGGTGCACGTTGCCTGGCCTTAAAGGGGCCAGGGTTATAAAGGGGGAGACAGATAATTTGCGGAGAGGTGCAGGATCTGCGTCCCTCTTTGCATGTGAGCACAGTGCTGTCCTGGGCCGTGGGGGTGAGCCATCCCCCAGCTCAGGAGTGGGTCAGCAGCTTCCTGATGAGCCTCTGGTGGCTGGTGCTCGCCACATGTGGTTCTTGCTAACTGGGGCTCCCACGTGTCTCATTAAAagcagtcagtcagtcagtccctggggacagcccgAGCCCTGAAGGTCACTTTGACAGCACAGCCCATTCGTTTGCTGGGGCAGCACGTGGGAGAGCCAGCAAAGCAGAATTTGCTCATGCTTCATCCTCTCACTTctctttgtttatttattttcccctctcaTGGGCTGATCCAAAGCAAGCAGGGTCACATCCCTCAGGGATTTCCTGTGTGGAGGCTGCTGTTTGACCATAGAGTGGGATTTTCAGGATGGGCCTTATGTGTTGGAAGATACCGGGGCAGGGGATATTGGCAGGGCAGGAAATTGGTGCTGGTGAAGTCTGTTCCACAGGGTTGGCTGTACCCAGCAGAGATAAAGAAACCCAGAAGCCTTGTAGAGCCCAGCCCAGACAGCCCTTACCAGTCTCTGTGTAATCATGATTTAATATTTACAGCTTACAGGCCTCTTTATGgtcaaaaaaaaagagcaaaagcaGTGGGGAGGAACTTCCTTATCTTCCTAATAGCTTGGCTCAAAAAGCCAGCATTTCACATCTGAGGCCAAACTTGGCCTTTCCCCAAAGGATTCACTCTCTCTGTCTGCCAAGGGTTGCAGCTGGTCCCTGCATAGATCACCAAATTGATTCCTCACCTTTTCCTCTGTTGTTCTGTGAAGCTTCCTAGCTTCCCTCATCACAGTAGAGAGGAGTAGCCAGGAAGGGTTTGCATTCACTCAGCACGTTCCAGTGTCTTTGTATGAGCCTTAGTCCTCAGTGGGGAAGGAATGGGATGGCAAGGAGCTGTTGGGGGATGTGATGATGTCTTAGCTCTCTGCTGATGTCCTTGAGGACCAGGCTATTAATCATCATGGCATAGTTTGTTGGTGAACAAACCCTTCCTGAGAGGCTCAGGGAGACACTGCCAGAATCTAGAGGGGGAGTGAAGGCATAGTGCCAAGGTGGGAACCCATTTGCTTTGCTCTAACCCGAGTTAATCATAGCACTCAGCATAGAAAGGACCATTCCTTTGGTCTCAGAGCCATCAGAAAGGAGGGAGAGCTGTGTGAGGAGGATCCCTAACCACTAGGCTGTGGGGAGGGCTCTTTGGCAGCCTCCATCATGTCACAGGGTAGTGCAGGGTGTCACTTTTCAGGAGAGGAGGCTCGGTTTTCATTGATTCCAGGGGATGTGCTTCATTTAAAAGGCAGATACTGAGATGCAGTTCCCACTGTTGATCTCTTCCAGCCAGGCAGTGCAGCCCTGTGTAGGGTTGGGACTGTGGTGTTGGGCATGTTATACCCAGCTCTTGGACCAAGAGGGATGTTGCTGTCTTGCTGCTTTCGTTTTAAGAGCTAGAGGAACATTCTTCCTCTATAAAGCACAAAGGGGTGTTGCAAGATGTGTGCCCCTGTAAAATGGTTGTGTTCATGATTAAAGTGCCACCTCactttcagaaggaaaagacCCTCCTGGGAAGTAGTCTCACTTCTTTCAGAACGTCCTGGACTTGCAGCCAGGTGCCTGTTCTTCCCCAagcccttcctccttctttcctcctctctctcacCTCCTTTCCTCCTCACACCAGGAGGCCTGTGAGCGCAGCCTGGCTGAGATGGAGTCATCCCACCAGCAAGtgatggaggagctgcagaggcaccACCAGCGGGAGCTGGAGCGGCTGCGGCAGGAGAAGGAGCGGCTcctggcagaggaggcagcagcaacagcagcaggtAGGAGCAGACACCAAGCTGTGCCTCTGCTCAGCTGGgtccctcctgcctctccccaaAGCCTCATGCCAGAAGCCAGACATCCCATCATCTGGAGCCACACTGCTGACTGTACTGGAGTGAGGCTGGCGCTCCTTGGAGCACGAGCTCTGGTGCTTCTCGCTCCTGTGGCACTGGTGGAGATGGGGTGGTAAAGAACCTGAAGGAAATGGGGTCATGCCTCTGGATGGGTGGGAGGGGACCAGCACTTTATTGTAGGTGGGCAAGGCAGAAGTAGTAGAGAGCTCCCAGAATGCCCTGTGTTAGTCCTCTTGGCAGCGTGATTATCCTGGAGTGTGGAGATGGTGAGGAATACCctgagggaagaagggaagaggaggaatctGCAGAGACGGATCCGGGAACCTGCAGTGGAGAGAGCTTAGCCAGTTCTCCGGTGTGTTTTCCatgaggctggcacagcctgatcCCCCATTTCTCACTGTCCCCCTCTGCAGCCATTGAGGCACTGAAGAAAGCCCACCGGGAGGAGATGAATaaggagctgggcaggacaCGGAGCTTCCAGCAATGCAGCTCGCTCCCCGAAGCCCTCCAGAAGCAGCACCAGTAAGAAAGCATCTCTCTCACTCCCCTTGGCCGATGATGCCGCCTTGTGCCGCTGTCACCACGCTCCATCTGCAGCTCTAGTCCTGAGCTTTTCCTCCTGCcgcttccccagctccctcctcagGGCTAGTGGGTGCCCGGTAGTGGCTGCAGCTGTAGGGAAGGGAAGTTTGTCCCCTGCTTGGCTCTTTTCCCTATAGCACCTCCCTCATACCTATAGTTATTTCCCCTCTATTTTCTTTATGGAAAGCTCCTCCATTTCTTCTGCATGACTTGGAGCTCCAAGAAGCACCACGCTCATGTGCAGGAGTGTGGGAATTGAAGCTCAGGTTCACAGGGAACATTGTCCTGTGAATGACTAATGACTGATGTGGGCAGAggctggccatggcaggggggaaggcagtgccaggggccaGGAGCTGGCAAGGGGTTTGGGGCAGCAATGAGCTGGTGCCTCTTTGGCAGGTTGGACGTGGAGTCGCTGAAGCGGGAACTGCAGGTGCTTTCTGAGCAGTATTCCCAAAAGTGCCTGGAAATCGGGGAGCTCACCCAGAAGGCAGAAGAGCGGGAGCAGATATTGGAGCGCTGTCAGCGGGAGGGGAAGGACCTCCTCCAGAAAAATCAGGCAAGAGAAGggctttcctgccagcagagaggagcatTGGAGATGTTCCTCCttcacagagcacagcccctctgttAAAACTCCCCTATTTGTTCATATTTCTTCCCTTCTGAGATTTTAtcatcagaaagaaaaggattaAGAGTTAGAGGCCATCTTAACTGTGGCGTTAAATATGGCGAGTGTACTCTGCTGGATGTAGATCTTCCAGTGCCTATGGTTACAACATggtctccaggctgaacaaggGCTGCCATGGGGATGGAATGGTCAGGAAAGCAAGAGCTCTGTGCCACGGCTACTCTGACGTCTTTTGGCtttgcctgcaggagctgcagacgCGCCTCTCAGATGAGATCGGGAAGCTGCGAAGCTTTATTTCATCGCGGGGCTCTGGGGACCGCGCCTCGCACAACAACGAGCGCAGCTCCTGCGAGCTGGAGGTGCGGGatcccctggctgccccctgCCTCCATCCCCGCCTGTCCCGGGGCTCTTCTCCTCTTGACAGCTTTGGCTTGGAGCAAGCGGGAGGGGGTGACGGATGGAGCGGTGCAGGAAGCAGAACGTGGGGCTCCCCTCcgctgctctctccggctgcTTGCGCCGtttcctgccccagcccttctggcccttccttcctctcccaccGCTGCGCTTGCGCCAGGGCCCGCCGGCCTTTCCGAGGCGGTGGCTCTTGAGTCACCTCTGGTTCCTCTCCCCCCCTCtctgcccaggtgctgctgcgGGTGAAGGAGAATGAGCTCCAGTATGTCAAGAAGGAGGTGCAGTGCCTccgggaggagctgcagatgaTGCAGAAGGTCGGTGTTTTCTGGGAGCAATTGGGCaagagcaggagagggaaggcagggaagcagcagggctgcataTCAGCAGGCTCTGGCTGGGTTTGATGGGATGCTCGAGACAAACTCTCCTGTTGCCTGTGCTGCTTGTCCTTGCtgactgcagagcacagagcagctccaataGCACGGACTGGCATAGGCTGACCTTGTACAAGGGAGgagtcacagagctgctggtttTCCCAGATGTATGCACACATGAGCATGGACAAGACAGGGGGCCGCCTTCTGCAAGTGGGAAACCTGGATGAAGGCTGCCTGGCATTCTGCTTCCCCTAGTTGTCCCCTCTCTGAGTGAATGGGTTTCCTTGGGCACTGTTTCTGGGTGTGCTGCTCCCTccactggcagcagctctttcaGAGGAATTATCAAATGCTCCTGCCACAGGGGAACCTGAAAGAGGCTTTGGACTTCAGTGATGCTCCAGGAGTTTATAACTTACTCACATAAGTTTTTGGCCATATAAGGAGCTGCACCCACCTCTCTCAGTGGTCTGCATTCATGGTGGGGCTATGTTTCCCATGTGGCTGCCCCACATGCACACAAGCCGTGTTAAAGCCCCCATTACCTCCTCAACCTGGTGCTAtacatccctgctgctgtggcaccaGTGTCTCTGCGTTCTTCCCTGGCCTGGTGTTTGTAAAGTGGTACCTCCATGCTCCTCTTCTGAATGGTTTTTGCCTGGCCCAAATTGGGATGGGCTTCAAACCCAGAGCTAGCTCTCTCCTGCTCACCTGCTGGCTCTTCTGCTGGGCTCACCTTGCTGCCACCCTCCCTAAAATCAGCCCGGCAACCTGCCTgacccctctccctcccctggcAGGACAAGAGATTTGCCTCAGGGAAATACCAAGACGTGTATGCAGAGCTGAATCACATTAAGGTGCGCTCGGAGCGCGAGATcgagcagctgaaggagcaccTGCGCCTGGCCATGGCGGCTCTGCAGGAGAAGGAGTCGCTGTGCAACAGCAAGTAACGGTGAGCCTGGGCACGCTGTGGGGGCAGGTGGCTGacactggctgctgcaggcacgTGGAAGCTGCCAGTTTCTCCTGCTCCACTCAGTTTTGAAACTTTAGGCTTAAACTCATCCTTCTCTGCTTCTCGCATCCTCTTGGCCTGCACTGCTGgccctcctgctgtccctgacGTTCTCCCGAGGGCTCCAGCCCCCTTTTCATGGTGCTCTTGATGCAGCCAGCACCAATCACTCCTCAACCAGGCTGCCTGTGGGAGCCAGGCCAATGCTGGCCTTCGCCCCATGGCCTGGGTGACGGCGTGGGTGGTTACATATTCCCTGTGCAGGCAGTGTTTCTGCTCCCTTCACCTTTGAAGTGGTTTCCCTATGGCAGCACAATAGTTGTAGCTCTGCATCAAAGCAGGCCCAACTAGACCCAGCCCTTCTCCCAGACTCACCTGCAGGCATCTCTGCCACAGatggggggagcagggggacagGAATGAGGGCATCCTGTTGTCCGGAGTGCTTCTGCTTCCTGCTTGTACTGGGCTCACCCTGCTCCACCAGCGCTTGCTGATGGGTGCTGAGGTGAGTGGGGGTGCAGCAGGGCACCAGACAGCTGCCTCCCCAGGGAGCTGAAGGGAGGGCATGTCTGCACTCACTGCACTCTTTCTTAACCATGTC encodes:
- the TRIOBP gene encoding TRIO and F-actin-binding protein; the encoded protein is MTPDLLNFKKGWMSILDESGEWKKHWFVLTDSSLRYYRDSNAEEADDLDGEIDLRSCTDVTEFAVQRNYGFQIHTKDAVFTLSAMTSGIRRNWIEALRKNVRPVSAPDVTKLPDCDKENFRNCVPQKGSLRTEEQQRLGSGSEGNSKGSPWKADGQRQAFDYVELSPLPQEPGSQGSLQRTKGSLKISERAPRYEELERDLAIRSEERRRWFESPDGRVPNSDGPAGDPARRAGEQDLPTPPLSEEQRIRLNEEIEKKWLELEHLPLKDLRRVPLTTLLNQSKEGQGDTNEALKKEIQSLRAQLESCRARNESLREAAKSQGDSQVPRGYISQEACERSLAEMESSHQQVMEELQRHHQRELERLRQEKERLLAEEAAATAAAIEALKKAHREEMNKELGRTRSFQQCSSLPEALQKQHQLDVESLKRELQVLSEQYSQKCLEIGELTQKAEEREQILERCQREGKDLLQKNQELQTRLSDEIGKLRSFISSRGSGDRASHNNERSSCELEVLLRVKENELQYVKKEVQCLREELQMMQKDKRFASGKYQDVYAELNHIKVRSEREIEQLKEHLRLAMAALQEKESLCNSK